One part of the Parabacteroides distasonis ATCC 8503 genome encodes these proteins:
- a CDS encoding porin — protein sequence MKKIYRTLLVVLLSAGVFSVKAQDTKKEMDDKYVENDVVSLAGKKGFSFSTKAGDFLFKPYALVQASACYNRYDDQGLESHYAKSVANSGFAIPNAILGFTGKAFGRVTFNLSLNAAKSGGALLQQAWFDVAIKESFRIRVGKFKTPFMHGYLSTLGETLFPVLPYSASQSVLLPYDVNYVIPNMSTGFDLGVQVHGLIHDKWNYQVGIFNGTGIDVNLATKTNCDDHKWLPSLLYAGRLAFMPKGEMPTSQGSPENLNDDKMSIAVSASYNAEAEFLTSSDTRVGVEFAWIKNRWYVAAEGYYMNMHFTKIMQKPDKNFWGAYAQLGYFITPKLQGALRYDFYDRNATDEGGLLNMPAAGLNYYFFNNNLKLQVMYQYLGRSGHATQNDRDEDAIGLARHSATAMLQFTF from the coding sequence ATGAAAAAAATATATAGGACGTTGCTTGTGGTGCTTCTATCAGCAGGTGTTTTCTCCGTGAAAGCTCAAGATACAAAGAAAGAGATGGATGATAAATATGTAGAGAACGATGTGGTTTCACTAGCGGGAAAGAAGGGCTTTTCTTTTTCTACCAAGGCCGGTGATTTTTTGTTTAAGCCCTATGCGTTGGTACAGGCAAGCGCTTGCTACAACCGATATGACGACCAAGGGCTGGAAAGCCATTATGCCAAGAGCGTAGCGAACTCCGGTTTCGCGATCCCTAACGCTATTCTCGGTTTTACGGGTAAGGCTTTTGGACGGGTTACTTTCAATTTATCGCTGAATGCCGCTAAGAGTGGAGGTGCTTTATTGCAACAGGCTTGGTTCGACGTAGCGATCAAGGAGTCGTTTCGTATCCGTGTCGGTAAGTTCAAGACACCGTTTATGCATGGCTATTTAAGTACTTTGGGGGAGACGTTGTTTCCGGTACTGCCTTATTCCGCTTCCCAATCCGTATTGCTTCCTTACGACGTGAATTATGTCATACCGAATATGTCCACGGGATTCGACTTGGGTGTACAGGTACATGGTTTGATCCATGATAAATGGAATTATCAAGTCGGTATTTTTAATGGTACGGGTATCGACGTGAATTTGGCGACTAAGACAAACTGCGATGATCATAAATGGTTGCCTTCGCTGTTATATGCGGGTCGTCTGGCCTTTATGCCGAAGGGGGAGATGCCAACGTCTCAAGGCTCACCGGAGAATCTGAACGACGATAAGATGTCTATCGCCGTATCTGCCTCTTATAATGCGGAGGCCGAGTTCTTGACCAGTAGCGACACCCGTGTGGGCGTTGAGTTCGCATGGATCAAGAACCGCTGGTATGTGGCTGCCGAAGGTTACTATATGAATATGCATTTTACCAAGATCATGCAAAAGCCGGATAAGAATTTCTGGGGAGCTTACGCTCAATTGGGCTATTTCATCACTCCGAAATTGCAGGGTGCTTTGCGATATGATTTCTATGATCGTAACGCTACGGATGAGGGTGGTTTGTTGAATATGCCCGCCGCTGGTTTGAATTATTATTTCTTTAATAATAATTTGAAGCTACAGGTTATGTATCAATATCTAGGTCGTAGCGGTCATGCTACGCAGAATGACCGGGATGAGGACGCTATTGGATTGGCTCGTCACTCCGCTACGGCTATGTTGCAGTTCACGTTCTAA
- a CDS encoding di-heme oxidoredictase family protein translates to MKRRLLLLFALSGSLLCSCESEDLENWQVKKPNGQVASEKELSAGISTIFSNAPDAYDTQANWVTGELETRFNRGDGLYDDARGVENVDGGGLGPLYAGYSCGSCHKSTGRTRPAIADGGSGPGFSSMLIYISRKSGGYFQDYGRVLHDQAIYGTKPEGRVKITTTSQKYTFPDGEEYELVTPHYEIKEWYADSIPMSDLRISVRQPLRHVGMGQMMALDLDMLKQIAAKSNYPEYGISGRINYVTEKGKKQIGISGNKANHADLTVELGFSSDLGVTNDRFPHEVGEGQGNMMGFAMTGAQVSTEDMEDVDLYLQTLGVPARRNVDDPTVLQGEQLFYQAKCHLCHVTSLKTRPRGSVLLNNTELPQLGNQVIHPYSDFLLHDMGVELGDDYPSGLANGNEWRTTPLWGLGLQEVVNGHTYYLHDGRARNLTEAIMWHGGEGAASRTLFSRMTKDERAALIKFLQSL, encoded by the coding sequence ATGAAACGAAGATTACTTCTATTATTCGCTTTATCCGGTAGTCTGCTGTGTAGTTGCGAATCCGAGGACTTGGAAAATTGGCAGGTTAAGAAACCCAATGGGCAGGTAGCTTCCGAGAAGGAGTTGTCCGCGGGTATCTCAACCATTTTCTCCAATGCCCCGGATGCGTACGATACGCAGGCAAACTGGGTTACGGGCGAATTAGAGACGCGATTTAATCGTGGTGATGGATTGTACGACGATGCTCGCGGTGTTGAGAATGTGGATGGTGGAGGACTAGGGCCGCTTTATGCCGGATATTCTTGCGGTTCCTGTCATAAAAGTACCGGGCGGACCCGTCCGGCTATAGCTGATGGAGGTTCCGGCCCCGGCTTCTCATCCATGCTTATTTATATATCACGTAAAAGTGGCGGCTATTTTCAAGATTACGGCCGGGTACTACATGATCAAGCGATATACGGAACGAAACCGGAGGGAAGGGTTAAGATTACTACTACTTCCCAAAAATATACGTTTCCCGATGGGGAGGAATATGAGTTGGTCACTCCTCATTATGAGATAAAAGAATGGTATGCCGATAGTATCCCGATGTCGGATTTACGGATTTCCGTACGTCAACCCTTACGGCATGTCGGAATGGGGCAGATGATGGCGCTCGACTTGGATATGCTAAAGCAGATCGCCGCTAAAAGCAATTATCCGGAATATGGTATTAGTGGACGTATAAACTATGTGACGGAAAAGGGAAAGAAACAGATCGGTATCTCTGGTAATAAGGCGAATCATGCCGACTTAACGGTGGAATTGGGATTCTCTTCCGACCTCGGTGTAACGAACGATCGTTTCCCGCATGAGGTAGGAGAAGGACAGGGTAATATGATGGGTTTTGCCATGACCGGGGCGCAGGTCTCTACGGAAGATATGGAAGATGTGGATTTATACCTCCAGACCTTGGGGGTACCCGCCCGTCGGAATGTGGATGATCCTACGGTTCTTCAAGGAGAGCAACTTTTCTATCAAGCGAAATGTCATTTATGCCATGTGACTTCCTTGAAGACACGCCCTCGCGGATCTGTCCTTTTGAATAATACGGAATTGCCTCAATTAGGTAATCAGGTGATCCATCCTTATTCGGACTTTTTATTGCATGATATGGGTGTTGAGCTAGGGGATGATTATCCCAGTGGCTTGGCCAACGGTAATGAATGGAGGACTACCCCGTTATGGGGATTGGGATTACAAGAGGTCGTAAACGGCCATACCTATTATTTACATGATGGCCGTGCCCGGAACCTGACGGAGGCTATTATGTGGCATGGTGGGGAAGGAGCTGCGTCGCGTACCCTATTCTCTCGCATGACAAAAGACGAGCGGGCCGCTCTGATTAAATTCCTACAAAGTTTATAA
- a CDS encoding imelysin family protein: MKKVLLLPMMLMGVALSFTSCGDNDDPGKDPDVVTYDFKNLPADSGAKPTEDQMSAVVATFVDEVALPTYKDMLTKMTAYKNAVDKFIASGSKNDLADACDAWRAVRVPWEQSEAFLFGVADLAQLDPSLDSWPLDKNGIEEIIATGEFSKISGAVDEDAEDGPQNLRGFHTAEKMLFLDGEPRDLETSPFAKNELEYLKLVSERMLSDTQDLYNGWLKGLGTSDVPSSYAEAMKKHDGSAYSIGNVYQAIELMLNGNNGMAGISNEVGSAKITDPVTAWNGSNKDATDPNNPGVLAVESWYSWNSLDDYKNNIVSIKNAYFGGRDLDEESASESSLHALTKMINPTLDSLMVVQIDKTIDAINAIGYPFRNNLGDTEHINTATEACADLTTGLGVVKSKFTN, translated from the coding sequence ATGAAAAAAGTACTTTTATTACCCATGATGTTGATGGGTGTGGCTTTGAGCTTCACTTCTTGTGGAGACAACGATGATCCGGGCAAGGACCCCGATGTTGTAACTTATGACTTTAAGAATCTTCCTGCGGATTCGGGTGCAAAACCAACAGAAGATCAGATGAGTGCGGTTGTCGCTACTTTCGTTGATGAGGTAGCTTTGCCTACCTATAAGGATATGTTGACAAAGATGACTGCCTATAAAAATGCGGTAGACAAGTTCATCGCGTCTGGTTCTAAGAATGATTTAGCGGATGCCTGCGACGCTTGGCGTGCGGTTCGTGTACCTTGGGAACAAAGTGAGGCATTCTTGTTCGGTGTGGCGGATTTGGCACAGCTCGACCCGAGCTTGGATAGCTGGCCTTTGGATAAGAACGGTATAGAGGAGATTATAGCTACAGGAGAATTCAGCAAGATTTCAGGAGCTGTAGACGAAGACGCGGAAGATGGTCCTCAAAATTTACGTGGATTCCATACGGCGGAAAAGATGTTATTCTTAGACGGCGAGCCTCGTGATCTGGAAACAAGCCCGTTCGCAAAGAATGAATTGGAGTATTTGAAGTTAGTGTCCGAACGTATGTTATCTGATACTCAAGACTTATACAATGGTTGGTTGAAAGGCTTAGGAACTTCGGATGTTCCTTCTTCTTATGCGGAGGCTATGAAGAAACATGACGGTTCTGCCTATTCCATTGGTAATGTTTATCAGGCGATTGAGCTTATGCTGAATGGAAATAATGGTATGGCCGGAATCTCCAATGAAGTAGGTTCCGCTAAGATAACTGACCCGGTGACCGCATGGAATGGAAGTAATAAAGACGCTACTGACCCGAATAACCCCGGTGTCTTGGCTGTAGAGTCTTGGTATAGCTGGAATTCCTTGGACGACTATAAGAACAATATCGTAAGTATCAAGAACGCTTATTTCGGCGGTCGTGATTTGGATGAGGAATCCGCTTCCGAGAGTAGCTTGCATGCGTTGACTAAAATGATTAATCCTACGTTGGATAGTTTGATGGTAGTTCAAATTGATAAGACAATCGACGCTATCAATGCGATCGGCTATCCTTTCCGTAACAATCTAGGGGATACGGAGCATATCAATACGGCTACAGAAGCTTGCGCTGATTTAACGACAGGTTTGGGCGTTGTTAAGTCTAAGTTCACGAACTAA
- a CDS encoding porin, translating into MRTLTNLLAIGLLSFTALHAQESNMSSTVKASEMYADGFSKFRFGGYGEMAASYMDYDWNWVTPQGTSHMNRATVSIPRFILAFDYKFSPKWVLSSEIEFEYGGTGAAREVEWYEENGEYETEIEKGGEVALEQFHISYLMNKHLNFRFGHMIVPVGLTNAHHEPLNFFGVYRPEGETTILPSTWHETGVALFGDLGNFDYELQVVSGLDPQGFRMENWVGKGTQGAFEETQFTHPAFVARVNYNGVKKFKGLRVGASFYYNQPSKNSSKPLRNQGEKYPLTIVTADAQYKSPNNNLIARGNIVYGHLGNSNALTKVNNNSSSASGYPNSTVAETAVSYAAEVGYNVGSFFSRKAPRIYPFVRYEYYNPMQSVEKGSNKLADRRLQKSVITAGLNYYALPNLVVKADYAHRIVGKGDYNSQNMVSVGIAYIGWFLSR; encoded by the coding sequence ATGAGAACGTTAACAAATTTATTAGCGATTGGATTACTTTCCTTTACCGCTCTACATGCTCAAGAGAGTAATATGAGCTCTACCGTAAAGGCATCGGAGATGTATGCCGACGGTTTTTCTAAATTCCGTTTTGGAGGATATGGTGAGATGGCTGCCAGTTATATGGATTATGACTGGAATTGGGTGACACCTCAAGGTACATCACATATGAATCGGGCTACTGTCTCTATCCCTCGTTTTATTTTAGCTTTTGATTATAAGTTCTCTCCCAAATGGGTACTGAGTTCCGAGATTGAGTTTGAGTATGGAGGAACAGGCGCCGCACGGGAAGTGGAGTGGTACGAGGAGAATGGAGAATATGAGACCGAGATCGAGAAAGGTGGCGAGGTCGCCTTGGAGCAGTTCCATATCTCTTATCTGATGAACAAGCATTTAAACTTCCGTTTTGGACATATGATCGTACCGGTAGGCTTGACCAACGCACATCATGAACCCTTGAACTTTTTTGGTGTATATCGTCCGGAAGGAGAGACTACCATATTACCTTCTACTTGGCATGAGACGGGTGTGGCTCTATTTGGTGATTTAGGAAATTTCGATTACGAGTTACAAGTCGTTTCCGGTTTGGACCCACAAGGTTTCCGTATGGAGAACTGGGTTGGCAAAGGTACGCAAGGCGCTTTCGAGGAAACTCAATTTACGCATCCTGCCTTTGTGGCTCGTGTCAACTATAATGGAGTGAAGAAATTTAAAGGCTTACGTGTGGGCGCTTCTTTTTATTATAACCAACCCTCTAAGAATAGTAGCAAACCGCTGCGTAACCAAGGTGAGAAATATCCGCTTACCATCGTGACGGCGGACGCTCAATATAAAAGTCCGAACAATAATTTGATCGCCAGAGGTAATATCGTTTACGGCCATCTGGGCAACAGCAACGCTCTGACGAAGGTAAACAATAACTCATCTTCAGCTTCCGGATATCCTAATTCAACCGTGGCGGAGACCGCTGTCAGTTATGCGGCTGAGGTTGGCTATAATGTAGGTTCCTTCTTTAGTCGGAAAGCCCCTAGAATTTATCCTTTCGTTCGCTACGAATATTATAATCCGATGCAATCCGTAGAAAAAGGCAGTAATAAACTGGCGGATAGACGTCTTCAAAAGAGCGTGATTACGGCTGGCCTTAACTATTACGCATTGCCTAATCTGGTCGTAAAGGCGGATTATGCGCACCGTATTGTAGGTAAGGGTGATTATAATAGCCAGAATATGGTTTCTGTCGGTATCGCTTATATCGGCTGGTTCTTATCAAGATAA
- a CDS encoding transcriptional regulator, producing the protein MPELISIEEAARITGFPYEEIEDWVKSRKITSFHTRTGTRMVDPENLRDFIAHIEHLGIQKLYLQLVIQDKEEEADEIIAQYDDYLFCLQSLKNISPLLKQIIAELSTFIDDKQDRYIFTEITSGAKILDVAKRCDISYDRMCYRYKNIVLRLQENTGFLAEYKKTISCQDLEIERLRLEKRNMEYELRTLYKAVLKSGLSLDAPKSSFDIPTDAARRISLPVTSLTLSPYIRKCLQKLELETMEDLLRYARKKGLDSLLKIPGFGPLGLDQLKFQLEKHKIMNKAGDSDLYQYIINEPDS; encoded by the coding sequence ATGCCAGAACTCATATCCATAGAAGAAGCCGCCCGTATTACCGGTTTCCCGTACGAGGAGATTGAAGATTGGGTAAAATCCCGAAAGATAACCTCTTTCCATACGAGAACCGGTACACGTATGGTAGATCCTGAGAACCTACGTGATTTCATTGCCCATATCGAACATCTAGGGATTCAAAAACTATACTTGCAACTGGTCATTCAAGACAAGGAGGAGGAAGCCGACGAGATTATCGCCCAGTACGACGATTACCTTTTCTGCCTACAATCCTTAAAGAACATCTCTCCCCTACTTAAACAAATCATCGCCGAACTATCCACATTTATAGATGATAAGCAAGATCGGTATATATTCACGGAAATAACCTCTGGGGCAAAAATACTGGACGTAGCCAAACGCTGCGATATATCTTACGATAGGATGTGCTACCGATATAAGAACATAGTACTCCGCTTGCAGGAAAACACCGGATTCTTAGCCGAATATAAGAAAACGATCAGCTGTCAAGACCTAGAGATAGAGCGCCTGCGGCTTGAGAAGCGAAACATGGAATATGAGCTGAGAACGCTCTATAAAGCAGTCCTCAAAAGTGGCTTGAGTCTCGATGCTCCGAAATCGTCGTTCGACATCCCCACGGATGCGGCCAGACGGATCTCCCTACCGGTCACAAGCCTAACCCTGTCTCCCTACATCCGTAAATGCCTCCAAAAATTGGAGCTGGAAACTATGGAGGACCTATTGCGCTACGCTAGGAAGAAAGGGCTCGATTCTTTGTTGAAGATCCCGGGATTCGGCCCTCTCGGTTTAGACCAGTTAAAATTTCAGCTGGAAAAGCATAAGATCATGAATAAGGCCGGAGACTCGGATCTCTATCAATACATCATCAATGAACCGGATAGCTGA
- a CDS encoding phosphoribosylaminoimidazolesuccinocarboxamide synthase: protein MNKKLQIHNSTAEFFIFQIENKEEGIEVLYQDESLWLTQDAIAVLFDKSRSTITEHLQNIFQSQELQEDSVCRKFRRTASDGKSYATKYYKFAIRGYVVDKKRFEKYRIIQDRLFQSDFDKYQTDNLLDFDNEIES from the coding sequence ATGAATAAGAAATTGCAGATACACAACAGCACGGCTGAATTCTTTATTTTCCAAATAGAAAATAAAGAAGAAGGTATAGAAGTCTTATATCAAGACGAAAGCCTTTGGCTGACGCAGGATGCTATTGCCGTATTGTTCGATAAAAGCCGTTCCACTATCACGGAACATCTACAAAATATATTTCAAAGCCAAGAATTACAAGAAGACTCAGTCTGTCGGAAATTCCGACGAACTGCTTCCGATGGCAAAAGCTACGCAACTAAATATTACAAGTTTGCCATTCGCGGCTATGTCGTTGATAAGAAAAGATTTGAGAAATACCGTATCATTCAAGACCGTCTATTCCAATCCGATTTTGATAAATACCAGACAGATAACCTTCTTGATTTTGATAACGAAATAGAGTCATAA
- a CDS encoding sulfatase family protein, translating into MKSTLIVGIGASLLTAGIAKAQQRQDITPRTPNVLFIYADDLGYGDLECYDGTQVKTPNINRLAKNGIRFTNAHATASTSTPSRYSMLTGEYAWRRPGTDIAAGNAGMIIRPERYTIADMFKNAGYATAAIGKWHLGLGDKAGEQDWNAPLPTALGDLGFDYSYIMAATADRVPCVFIENGQVANYDPDAPIYVSYQKNFPGEPTGKDNPELLYNQKPSFGHDQSIVNGISRIGYMKGGGKALWKDENIADSIVTHAIDFIKENKEKPFFMYFATNDVHVPRFPHDRFRGKNPMGVRGDAIEQFDWSVGQLMKTLDEMGLTENTLIILSSDNGPVVDDGYADRAVELLGDHKPAGPLRGNKYSAFEGGTRIPAIVHWPKEIKQAAVSDALVSQIDWFASLASLTNSRLPKGSAPDSYDYLDTWIGKSKEDRPWVIEQALNKALSVRTKDWKYIEPSVGSAIMEYEKIETGYSPEPQLYDMTKVYEEGNKALQHPEIVFQLQGILKGVRDHTIKAK; encoded by the coding sequence ATGAAATCAACACTTATCGTAGGGATCGGTGCCTCGCTTCTTACAGCCGGTATCGCAAAAGCCCAACAGAGACAAGACATTACACCTAGAACGCCAAACGTATTGTTCATCTATGCGGATGACTTGGGATATGGAGACTTGGAATGCTACGACGGCACGCAAGTGAAAACCCCGAATATCAACCGGCTCGCCAAGAACGGTATCCGCTTCACCAACGCTCACGCAACCGCCTCTACCAGTACGCCCTCCCGATATTCCATGCTAACCGGAGAGTACGCATGGCGCCGCCCGGGAACGGACATCGCCGCAGGAAACGCCGGAATGATCATACGACCGGAGCGTTATACGATAGCCGATATGTTCAAGAACGCGGGATACGCCACGGCCGCTATCGGCAAATGGCATCTTGGCCTAGGAGACAAAGCGGGCGAGCAAGACTGGAACGCCCCACTCCCCACCGCCCTTGGCGATCTGGGATTTGATTATTCCTATATCATGGCGGCGACGGCAGACCGCGTCCCCTGCGTATTCATCGAGAACGGGCAGGTGGCGAACTACGATCCGGATGCCCCGATCTATGTCAGTTACCAGAAGAACTTTCCCGGAGAGCCGACCGGAAAAGATAATCCGGAATTATTATACAACCAGAAGCCTAGTTTCGGGCACGACCAATCCATCGTAAACGGAATCAGCCGTATCGGTTACATGAAAGGTGGCGGCAAGGCGCTTTGGAAAGACGAGAATATCGCCGATTCTATCGTGACACACGCCATCGATTTTATCAAGGAGAATAAAGAGAAGCCTTTCTTCATGTATTTCGCCACGAACGACGTGCATGTACCCCGCTTCCCGCACGACCGTTTCCGGGGAAAGAACCCGATGGGCGTGAGGGGCGACGCTATCGAGCAATTCGACTGGAGCGTAGGCCAATTGATGAAAACATTGGATGAGATGGGATTGACGGAAAACACCTTGATCATCTTGTCAAGCGACAACGGACCTGTCGTAGACGATGGTTACGCGGACCGGGCCGTGGAGCTATTAGGCGATCATAAACCCGCCGGCCCGCTTAGAGGTAATAAATACAGTGCCTTCGAAGGGGGAACCCGTATCCCGGCTATCGTACATTGGCCAAAGGAGATCAAGCAAGCCGCCGTATCAGATGCGCTAGTGAGCCAGATCGACTGGTTCGCCTCCCTTGCCTCACTGACGAATTCCCGTCTTCCGAAAGGAAGCGCGCCGGATAGTTATGATTATCTGGATACTTGGATCGGGAAAAGCAAGGAAGACCGCCCGTGGGTAATCGAGCAAGCGCTTAATAAGGCACTCTCCGTCCGTACGAAAGATTGGAAATATATCGAGCCGAGCGTAGGTTCCGCTATCATGGAATATGAGAAGATTGAGACCGGATATTCCCCCGAGCCTCAGTTATACGACATGACGAAGGTCTACGAGGAAGGAAACAAGGCCTTGCAACATCCGGAGATCGTTTTCCAATTGCAGGGAATCTTAAAAGGAGTTCGGGATCACACTATCAAGGCTAAATAA
- a CDS encoding arylsulfatase gives MERRNFIKSSLGIGLGATLPGMTHSKSGKEAETAVSPAMPVKSGKPHIILIMTDQQRGDALGCMGNKAVISPNIDRLAQEGSLFVSGYSSAPSSTPGRAGLLTGMSPWHHGMLGYGRMALKYRYEMPQMMRNLGYYTFGIGKMHWFPQKALHGFHATLIDESGRVESPDFISDYREWFQLQAPGKDPDLTGIGWNDHAAGVYKLDERLHPTAWTGQTACELIRNYDNDKPLFLKVSFARPHSPYDPPQRYLDMYKDADIPKPHIGDWCGQYAEPKDPLQGASDAPFGNFGDAYAINSRRHYYANITFIDDQVGQIIQTLKDKGMYDNALICFTADHGDMLGDHYHWRKTYPYEGSAHIPYIVKWPAGISKSIPDGSSIEQPVELRDFLPTFIDIAGGSVPPDMDGRSLLKLIQGQQEQWRPYIDMEHATCYSDDNYWAALTDGKIKYIWNFHNGSEQLFDLREDPGETHNLSEDAAYQNKLSELRKMMVEHLSERGDSFVKDGKLMTLDTTLLYSPNFPK, from the coding sequence ATGGAAAGAAGAAACTTCATTAAATCATCCCTCGGAATCGGTCTGGGTGCGACACTTCCGGGGATGACGCATAGCAAAAGCGGGAAAGAGGCAGAGACCGCCGTCTCTCCCGCCATGCCCGTAAAGAGCGGTAAGCCGCATATCATCTTGATCATGACCGATCAACAACGGGGCGACGCCCTCGGCTGCATGGGAAACAAGGCGGTGATCTCACCGAATATCGACCGGCTGGCGCAAGAAGGCTCGTTGTTCGTGAGCGGATATTCCTCCGCTCCAAGTAGTACTCCGGGACGGGCCGGTTTATTGACCGGGATGTCTCCTTGGCATCATGGTATGCTGGGATACGGACGCATGGCCTTGAAGTATCGTTACGAGATGCCTCAGATGATGCGGAATCTGGGGTATTATACCTTCGGGATCGGTAAGATGCATTGGTTTCCGCAGAAAGCACTTCACGGATTCCACGCGACCTTGATCGACGAGAGTGGCCGGGTGGAAAGTCCCGATTTCATCAGCGATTACCGGGAATGGTTTCAATTGCAGGCACCCGGCAAAGACCCGGATCTTACGGGTATCGGCTGGAACGACCATGCCGCCGGTGTCTATAAGTTAGACGAACGGCTTCATCCTACGGCTTGGACCGGACAGACCGCTTGCGAGTTGATCCGGAACTACGACAACGACAAGCCCTTATTCCTCAAGGTATCATTCGCCCGCCCGCATAGTCCTTATGATCCGCCTCAACGTTATCTGGATATGTATAAGGACGCAGATATCCCGAAACCCCATATAGGAGATTGGTGCGGACAATACGCCGAGCCGAAAGATCCTCTCCAAGGAGCATCGGATGCCCCATTCGGTAATTTCGGGGATGCGTATGCCATAAACTCCCGTCGCCATTATTACGCCAATATCACCTTTATCGACGATCAAGTAGGGCAAATCATCCAGACCCTAAAAGACAAAGGTATGTACGACAATGCCCTGATTTGTTTCACGGCGGATCATGGTGATATGTTGGGCGATCATTATCATTGGCGGAAAACCTATCCGTACGAGGGTTCGGCCCATATTCCTTATATCGTAAAATGGCCCGCCGGTATATCCAAATCCATACCGGACGGAAGCAGCATAGAACAACCTGTAGAACTGAGAGACTTCTTGCCTACCTTTATCGATATCGCCGGCGGGTCGGTTCCTCCCGATATGGACGGGCGGTCTTTACTCAAGCTGATCCAAGGCCAGCAGGAACAATGGCGCCCCTATATAGACATGGAGCATGCCACTTGCTATAGCGACGATAATTACTGGGCAGCCCTTACCGATGGGAAGATTAAGTATATCTGGAATTTCCACAACGGAAGCGAGCAGTTGTTCGATTTACGGGAAGACCCGGGAGAGACACATAACCTTAGTGAGGACGCAGCCTATCAGAATAAGTTGTCCGAACTACGCAAGATGATGGTAGAGCATCTGTCCGAGCGAGGAGATTCATTCGTGAAAGACGGTAAATTGATGACTCTCGATACGACCCTATTGTACAGTCCCAATTTCCCGAAATAA
- a CDS encoding LysE family translocator: MLGIVSKGIIIGVLVSAPMGPIGMLCIQRTLNKGRWHGFVTGLGAALSDVIYAALTCLGMGVVVNFVEANQAPLQLIGSIVLGIFGYYIFQSNPTRNLKKHREKKLSFTQDFITAFLLTFSNVLIVLLYIGLFARFGFVLPEHSFWLLVLGIVCIGLGAVLWWFGITYIIGKLRKWFNVRGIWLLNRIVGSVIIVLSIIGALSVLLTSYLQWPLLQIYS, translated from the coding sequence ATGCTAGGAATCGTTAGTAAAGGAATCATTATAGGTGTATTGGTTTCGGCCCCCATGGGCCCCATCGGTATGCTCTGTATACAAAGAACACTAAATAAAGGACGTTGGCACGGGTTCGTCACCGGATTAGGGGCCGCTCTATCCGACGTGATTTATGCGGCACTGACTTGTCTGGGCATGGGAGTTGTGGTCAACTTCGTGGAGGCGAACCAAGCGCCCCTGCAATTGATCGGAAGTATCGTTCTCGGCATTTTCGGGTATTATATCTTCCAAAGCAACCCGACTAGGAACCTAAAGAAACACCGAGAAAAAAAATTATCGTTCACCCAAGACTTTATTACAGCTTTTCTACTTACCTTTAGCAACGTGTTAATCGTCTTGCTCTATATAGGATTATTCGCCCGGTTTGGTTTCGTGCTGCCTGAACATTCGTTTTGGCTGCTGGTATTGGGCATTGTTTGCATAGGGTTAGGGGCCGTTCTTTGGTGGTTCGGCATAACATATATTATTGGAAAACTGAGAAAATGGTTCAACGTTAGAGGTATTTGGTTACTGAACCGGATCGTGGGCTCTGTCATTATCGTATTGTCTATTATCGGTGCCCTATCGGTTTTATTGACCTCCTACTTACAATGGCCTTTACTTCAAATCTATAGTTAA